AGGTATTTCACAGTACATAGAAAAATGACACTTGTATCCACATAAGAGTTACATGCTGTATGACAACCTTGATCTGTGATTCCAGTCACAACACATTATCACAGTGTGACCATTTCAATGACCAAACAACTTAAAGTGCAATAATAACATTCTGCTGCTGTTCCAGTCCAGATAAAGATGCTGATGTTCAGGTTTGCAGCCTGATAGAAGATGAATATTCTCCTCCTCACAAAGTGTTTTTAAGAACTTCAGAATAAGGACTGACTAGTACATTTATACATATAACAATTACCTCAGGAGCTGCTCTTGAATTCCGAGTTAGGGTTTTTACTTCAGTGTAATTCAACTCAGCGTCTTCGGAATctagaggggaaaaaaggcagAAGAGTGTTTTGTATAAATGTGCCAAAAACTGcgttacatacaaaaacactaATATCCATGCAGCAAATCGAGAAGATGCATGTCTTGCcttgtttccttttcttctttttgcagAACCACACAAATAATAACGATGGAACCACAAGCAGGCCTACAGATGTCAGAACAGCAGCCAGCAATATGAAGCGATCTCTCTTAACATTTTGACCTGAGGCTGTTAAGAAAAACATTGCTGCCCTGAATTAGTCCAATAATTATACTGTTAACActccaggtttatttcatacaaaaggcttattattcagtagctacagggactgctcaatacaaaataataaatctaTTTTTAGGTTAAagaagtttgtaataaaacaggGCTTTAACAGGACATATGTGTTAAACCTCATTAATCAGCAGATGGACCTGCATCATTAGATGattagaaaaatattttattgcttCTTTGTGTAACCAACTCTGATCAACTCTGTAAACTTCACTGATCAACTAACACATAAATTCAAAGTATTAAGGATTTTGTCACCTACCTGCTTTACAGCAGATGTTTGTAATGTTGAGCTGGGTTGTTTGAGTGCTAACTGGATTAGCAGCTACACAGGTGTAGGTAGAGTTGTTTGGGTCGGTTTTATTCAGAGGAAGATAAAGACGTTCACTGGAATCTGAGCTGCTGATGCTGGagattctctctttctcttcatacCAGGACAAACTCACATCCTTCCCGTTCTccacagagcacagaggagaGCACGACTCTCTGAGACTCACTGAGCGCTTTTCAGCTTGATTTCTTATGACTGGCTTTGATACTGGAGCTGTGAAAGACAAAAGACAATagcaaaatagaaaatagaCGATTAGTCTCACACAAAAGTCATTAGTCACATGCAAAACTACaactaaaaatacaaatatatgtcAAATTACTAttaacagtaacactgacagtgTTAAGTGAACTGTGCTTGTCCTGTTTGGCTGCTATAGAAAAGATTCAGTGTCAGCTGCAGTTTACAAATCTCAGACAGGTTTCGGCACGTCTGATATTTACTGTAGCTCATAAACAGCACATCCGAGCTTTGTGCTGTATCTCTATACAGTACACACTGACTGATGATCTCCTGTCTGTGATCACATCCTTCAAAACAATGTGTTTTGTATTATGTTAGATAATTTGTAAACAACAGGCTTACACTATAAAGTGAAGGTGTATCTTCCATGTTATCCCAGATTAGttgcaaacaaaacacacaaaactgatCTATAAGGGCCCACAAACTGAATTTTTACACTCTAATTTTATCAAATCAATCACATAATATACAAAACAGTGCAGACCCACATACAGACACTTTGTTGGGTAACATTTACTCACCATAGACATCAACACTGAAACTCCAGACTGACTGATGTCCAGTAATGATCTGTAGTTTATAAACTCCAGAATCTTCTCTGTTGATGTTCCTGATGGTTAAAGATCCACTGGTTCTGTTCAGCTGCAGTCTGTCTCTGAATCTCTCACTGTAATAGTCTGTAATAATCTCTCCTCTAATGATCTGACTGTTCACTATCTTTATATCTACACTCTCAGATATATAGAACCACAGTATCTGAGCATCACTCTGAACTCCAGTTAATCCAGTATGGATGGTTACAGTGTTTCCCTCCAGCTCCTGCAGTCTAACAACCTCTTCTCCAGCTGAGCACAGCAGACCTGGAACAGTGTAAGTAGATTATATTaaagattatattatattattctaAATGCTCACATAGAGAAGATATTTACTATCAGTTCATTTCTGAATCCACTACCTCAGATACTTTTCTTCTACACTGTAATTTAATCTGATCCACATTTAGTACAGGAACAGCTGTGTGTCTACTATAAAGGAAGAGCACTGACTGTT
This Pygocentrus nattereri isolate fPygNat1 chromosome 22, fPygNat1.pri, whole genome shotgun sequence DNA region includes the following protein-coding sequences:
- the LOC108413578 gene encoding CD48 antigen-like, producing the protein MFSEYRIHPALLHLLYCLLCSAGEEVVRLQELEGNTVTIHTGLTGVQSDAQILWFYISESVDIKIVNSQIIRGEIITDYYSERFRDRLQLNRTSGSLTIRNINREDSGVYKLQIITGHQSVWSFSVDVYAPVSKPVIRNQAEKRSVSLRESCSPLCSVENGKDVSLSWYEEKERISSISSSDSSERLYLPLNKTDPNNSTYTCVAANPVSTQTTQLNITNICCKAASGQNVKRDRFILLAAVLTSVGLLVVPSLLFVWFCKKKKRKQDSEDAELNYTEVKTLTRNSRAAPEINRAGVAEEDHSGSVDYTEIRH